A window of Vigna unguiculata cultivar IT97K-499-35 chromosome 4, ASM411807v1, whole genome shotgun sequence contains these coding sequences:
- the LOC114181631 gene encoding laccase-15-like — protein sequence MWLSRKIIFLQTLLCFFLVGINCKRLTEYQFVVKEALYRRLCSTKPILTVNGEFPGPTIRAYHGETIYVNVHNKGNSNITLHWHGVKQPRNPWSDGPEYITQCPIKPGGKFRQKLIFSYEEGTLWWHAHSDWERATVHGPIFIYPKEGESYPFPTPDAEVAIVLGEWWKSQVQDVYEEFISSGGTPNTSDAITINGQPGDFFPCSKSETFKLNVHHGKTYFLRIVNAAMNLNLFFSVAKHNLTVVGADSGYTKPLIRDYIVITPGQTVDALLHANQKPSDYYMAARAYSSAFGVPFNNATTTARVHYMENHAPTKSPPLPYLPYYNDTKAALDYYVSLKGLTETYPFEVPKDITTHILSTLSINTLPCLEDQTCAGPNGTRLASSMNNISFVTPRFDILEAYYYHINGVYDRGFPRFPPLEFDYTAEYLPLVLQIPKRGTKVAVIKYGSTVELVFQGTNLVTGKDHPIHVHGISLFAVGYGIGNFDKEKDPLNYNLHDPPLVNTVLVPNNGWASIRFYALNPGVWFVHCHLERHLSWGMETVLIVTNGEGDATILPPPPDMPPC from the exons ATGTGGCTTAGCAGGAAAATTATCTTCCTTCAAACTTTGCTGTGTTTTTTCTTAGTTGGAATCAACTGCAAAAGACTGACTGAATACCAATTTGTT GTCAAAGAAGCTCTTTATAGAAGACTCTGCAGCACGAAACCCATATTGACAGTGAATGGAGAATTTCCAGGGCCAACTATTAGAGCCTACCATGGTGAAACGATATATGTGAATGTTCACAACAAGGGGAATTCCAACATCACCTTGCACTG GCATGGAGTGAAGCAACCAAGGAATCCATGGTCAGATGGCCCTGAATACATCACTCAGTGTCCCATAAAACCAGGAGGAAAATTCAGGCAGAAGTTGATTTTTTCTTATGAGGAAGGGACCCTATGGTGGCATGCTCATAGTGACTGGGAAAGAGCCACAGTTCATGGACCTATCTTTATATATCCAAAAGAGGGTGAATCCTACCCTTTTCCCACACCTGATGCAGAAGTGGCCATAGTATTAG GAGAATGGTGGAAGAGTCAAGTCCAAGATGTCTATGAAGAGTTTATAAGCTCTGGAGGAACCCCAAATACATCTGATGCAATCACTATAAATGGTCAACCTGGTGACTTTTTTCCTTGCTCAAAGTCAG AAACATTCAAGTTAAATGTACACCATGGCAAGACTTATTTTCTGCGCATTGTCAATGCTGCAATGAATCTGAATCTCTTTTTCTCGGTTGCAAAGCACAATCTCACAGTAGTTGGTGCTGATAGTGGCTACACTAAGCCACTGATAAGAGACTACATAGTCATAACTCCAGGGCAAACAGTGGATGCACTATTGCATGCAAACCAAAAACCTAGTGACTACTACATGGCTGCAAGGGCATATTCAAGTGCATTTGGAGTTCCCTTTAACAATGCCACAACAACAGCAAGAGTACACTACATGGAGAATCATGCCCCAACAAAATCTCCTCCATTACCTTATTTACCTTACTATAATGACACAAAAGCAGCTTTGGACTACTATGTTAGCCTCAAGGGCTTAACTGAAACATACCCTTTTGAAGTCCCTAAAGATATCACCACTCATATTCTATCCACCCTTTCAATCAACACACTTCCATGCCTTGAAGACCAAACCTGTGCAGGACCAAATGGAACACGTTTAGCCTCTAGCATGAACAACATAAGCTTCGTTACCCCCAGATTTGACATCCTAGAAGCTTATTACTATCACATCAATGGGGTGTATGATAGGGGGTTTCCCAGATTTCCACCATTGGAATTTGACTATACTGCAGAGTATTTGCCTCTGGTCCTTCAGATACCAAAGAGAGGAACCAAGGTTGCAGTTATTAAATATGGTTCAACAGTGGAACTTGTTTTTCAAGGGACAAACTTGGTTACTGGGAAAGATCATCCAATTCATGTCCATGGAATAAGTCTCTTTGCTGTTGGATATGGGATTGGGAATTTTGACAAAGAGAAGGACCCATTGAACTACAATCTCCATGATCCTCCTCTTGTCAATACAGTACTAGTGCCTAACAATGGTTGGGCCTCCATAAGATTCTATGCTCTTAACCCAG GGGTGTGGTTTGTGCATTGCCATCTAGAAAGACACCTCTCTTGGGGCATGGAAACTGTGCTTATTGTGACCAATGGAGAAGGAGATGCTACAATACTACCTCCACCTCCAGATATGCCACCCTGTTGA
- the LOC114182497 gene encoding uncharacterized protein LOC114182497, translating to MNYHSWSRSVVTALSAKNKVEFVLSFAPQPATTHASYPAWFRCNSMVVSWLVHSISPSIRESIIWMDKAFDIWNDLKNRFAQGDLARISNLQMDATNLSQGDLFVTDFFTKLRVLWDEIDSFRPDPTCTCKPQCSCTVSSLLSQRKHEDRAMQLLRGLNDNFSNIKSHVLLLDPIPPISKIFSLVVQQERQFMGGHVAAQIRGNSVPTPSSSSDNSHTPIACTHCHRPGHTENTCFRKHGFPNQDPRSVKPNNNNSRKVCTHCNCNGHTIDVCYKKHGYPPGHHLYSTKPSQINNAATQSDTNLDSHPSPTETITLTPQQYQILADLFKQSNVKSPNVQINQVGSFSTNPSPPGQSQSREDWFD from the exons ATGAATTACCATTCTTGGAGCCGCTCCGTTGTCACTGCGCTTTCTGCAAAGAACAAAGTCGAATTTGTTCTTAGTTTTGCACCTCAACCTGCCACAACACATGCTTCATATCCAGCGTGGTTCCGTTGCAATAGCATGGTGGTATCATGGCTCGTCCATTCCATTTCACCCTCCATTCGTGAGAGCATTATATGGATGGACAAGGCTTTCGATATTTGGAATGATCTTAAAAATCGCTTTGCACAAGGAGATCTTGCTCGAATATCAAATTTGCAAATGGACGCAACAAATTTGTCTCAAGGGGATCTTTTTGTTACTGATTTTTTCACCAAACTCCGCGTTCTTTGGGACGAAATTGATAGTTTTCGGCCAGACCCGACCTGCACTTGCAAACCACAATGCTCTTGCACTGTTTCATCCCTTCTTTCCCAAAGAAAACACGAAGATCGCGCCATGCAACTCCTACGAGGTTTGAACgacaatttttcaaatataaagtCTCATGTTCTTTTGCTTGATCCCATTCCTCCCATATCCAAGATTTTCTCCCTGGTCGTCCAACAAGAACGTCAGTTTATGGGTGGTCACGTAGCTGCTCAAATTCGTGGTAATTCTGTTCCCACTCCTTCATCTTCCTCTGACAATTCTCATACTCCTATCGCATGCACACATTGCCACCGTCCCGGTCACACCGAAAATACCTGCTTCCGCAAACATGGCTTTCCCAATCAAGATCCTCGGTCTGTCAAACCAAACAATAACAACAGTCGCAAAGTTTGCACTCATTGCAATTGTAATGGTCATACTATTGACGTATGTTACAAGAAACATGGTTATCCTCCTGGCCATCATCTTTACAGCACCAAGCCTAGCCAGATCAATAATGCTGCCACACAAAGTGATACCAATTTGGATTCCCATCCCTCTCCTACAGAGACCATTACTCTCACACCTCAACAATATCAAATCCTTGCAGATTTATTCAAACAATCTAACGTGAAATCTCCCAACGTGCAGATCAATCAAGTTGGATCTTTCTCCACCAACCCTTCTCCTCCAG GGCAATCACAATCACGAGAAGATTGGTTTGATTAA